From the genome of Salmo trutta unplaced genomic scaffold, fSalTru1.1, whole genome shotgun sequence, one region includes:
- the LOC115181941 gene encoding mitochondrial dynamics protein MID51-like translates to MDFRWGRSRGEEGVAVVINFLLANARLVLGVGGAAVLGIATLAVKRLIERAGRAADDEKVEQKMSESWEELSLVSASPKSIRKGLESVVMKHVAKATKPQKADLCHPQQQKSSLDEKPVKASESQRPQEPTAVSHLAGPSPSVLFYQSSFDPRGPSSSRDLPLTSLCRNRLHQYYSTRAALTPEVDRLHQYYSTRAALTPEVVHRAESLALDICIEVQGFLHTTHPDMPLGEMSLGGSLLDDLQVVRADHACLLVPLQLEPSLWRLIPGEETLLTHPLHWMVRRVNLEYFPRGRSYWDR, encoded by the exons ATGGACTTCCGGTGGGGGAGGAGCCGGGGCGAGGAGGGCGTCGCCGTGGTGATAAACTTCCTGCTGGCTAATGCCCGATTGGTCCTGGGAGTGGGAGGGGCAGCGGTGCTGGGCATCGCTACGTTGGCTGtcaagagg TTGATAGAACGCGCCGGCCGGGCGGCGGACGACGAGAAGGTGGAACAGAAGATGTCGGAGAGCTGGGAGGAGCTTAGCTTAGTCTCCGCCTCCCCCAAGTCCATAAGGAAGGGGCTGGAGAGTGTTGTCATGAAACACGTCGCCAAGGCAACCAAGCCACAGAAAG ctGACCTGTGCCATCCCCAGCAGCAGAAGTCTAGTCTGGACGAGAAGCCTGTCAAAGCATCAGAGTCCCAGAGACCCCAAGAGCCTACAGCTGTCTCTCACCTTGCAG gACCGTCTCcatcagtattattctaccagaGCAGCTTTGACCCCAGAGGTCCGTCCAGCTCTAGAGATctacctctaacctctctctgtaGGAACCGTCTCcatcagtattattctaccagaGCAGCTTTGACCCCAGAGGTC GACCGTCTCcatcagtattattctaccagaGCAGCTTTGACCCCAGAG GTCGTCCACAGGGCTGAGAGTCTCGCTCTAGATATCTGTATCGAGGTACAAGGCTTCCTGCACACCACGCACCCTGACATGCCTCTAGGAGAGATGTCACTGGGAGGATCCCTCCTCGACGACCTGCAG gtggtgAGAGCGGACCACGCCTGCCTCCTGGTCCCCCTCCAGCTGGAACCCAGCCTGTGGAGGCTGATCCCTGGAGAGGAGACCCTCCTAACTCATCCTCTGCACTGGATGGTCCGACGCGTCAACCTGGAATACTTCCCTCGAGGACGCAGCTACTGGGACAGGTAA